One genomic segment of Ricinus communis isolate WT05 ecotype wild-type chromosome 3, ASM1957865v1, whole genome shotgun sequence includes these proteins:
- the LOC125369431 gene encoding uncharacterized protein LOC125369431 → MESMLLLGFIGILREALKIFCKNGRIMASIALFTFLAQSILYLANFFSIMPLIFDLLLQRNLLHIATPDTPGFTDILNHIRKDIKILFELELVYLILDSIAFLLSSTATVLAAAIIHGGKEDLSFKDLVLRTARTWTRPLVTWLYINLLGLVYLFGFLAILIGMILVIQNPVILAVAAILLGVSAVLHYIYLTVTWNLAIVVSAVEETRGLKAIIKASEIVKAMKLQGFLMNLLFSISSVVLVQGMNVSAKAHESVAVQVCAALIVVNCASLLRMYWFVAYTVFYYRCKKTHGERVELEERLDDGYSKLPTTAAPLIGHNIP, encoded by the coding sequence ATGGAATCTATGCTGCTTCTTGGTTTTATAGGAATTCTGAGAGAAGCACTCAAAATATTCTGCAAGAATGGCAGGATCATGGCCTCTATTGCCCTCTTCACCTTCCTCGCCCAGTCTATTCTTTATTTGGCAAACTTCTTCTCCATCATGCCATTGATTTTTGACTTGCTCCTGCAGAGAAACCTCCTCCATATTGCTACTCCTGATACCCCAGGATTCACCGATATTCTCAaccatataagaaaagataTCAAAATCTTATTTGAGTTGGAACTGGTTTACTTAATTCTCGATTCCATTGCCTTCTTACTCTCATCAACAGCCACAGTCCTCGCCGCAGCTATTATCCATGGTGGGAAAGAAGACTTGTCCTTCAAAGATTTGGTGTTGAGGACAGCAAGAACATGGACAAGACCACTTGTGACTTGGTTATACATAAATCTTCTTGGTCTTGTCTACCTCTTCGGATTCCTGGCAATTCTTATTGGCATGATACTAGTAATCCAAAACCCGGTTATCTTAGCTGTTGCTGCCATTTTGCTTGGTGTTTCAGCCGTACTTCACTATATATACTTAACTGTAACTTGGAATTTAGCAATTGTAGTTTCTGCAGTAGAAGAAACCAGAGGATTGAAGGCAATTATCAAGGCTTCAGAAATTGTCAAGGCCATGAAGCTACAAGGATTCTTAATGAATCTCTTGTTCTCAATATCAAGTGTGGTTTTGGTACAAGGGATGAATGTGAGTGCCAAGGCCCATGAATCAGTAGCAGTTCAGGTATGTGCAGCTTTGATAGTGGTAAATTGTGCTAGTCTGCTAAGGATGTACTGGTTTGTAGCATATACTGTGTTTTACTATAGATGCAAGAAGACGCATGGAGAAAGAGTTGAATTGGAAGAAAGGTTAGATGATGGATATAGTAAATTACCTACCACTGCTGCTCCACTTATTGGCCATAATATACCATAA